Proteins found in one Parasteatoda tepidariorum isolate YZ-2023 chromosome 7, CAS_Ptep_4.0, whole genome shotgun sequence genomic segment:
- the LOC107439027 gene encoding tyrosine-protein phosphatase non-receptor type 9 isoform X1: MEDILTEAEETAVKEFIAIIKELHLHSNGDKKTWNKSTAIKFMMARKFDICRAVALFESHEVMRRREGLIRFDPTSDTLRSELETGKFTILPVRDNSGAAIAIFTASKHVPMETSHQITLQGVIYQLDCALESIETQRRGIVFIYNMTGSRYANFDYELSQKILNLLKGGYPARLKKVLIVAAPLWFKAPFRIFQLFLREKLRDRQTEGAAVQKVFMISVPQLCLHVPIASLPLDLGGSFHVDHKLWLQHCLKSTLNRKSEETSNTPLSPSPILNGTSFNGNITDLSAFQLQTFNDLEMDIDETSSDHQNSIHEKHNSEEREKEVEYLKENLLQDAIKDSDEPCPLTPESVVTDFTEEDDNEKHLSSSSASLSIWEDSAQSDTGGGRTLEEFIEYLRTKGRKGLYHEYAEFKAAPPDGTFETSKLKANQPKNRYTDVLCYDHSRVKLPIMDDDPNSDYINANFVDGYKQKNAFISCQGPLPKTFADYWRMIWDQESHVIVMTTKTIERGKVKCGQYWPAEENSLQEYGEFVVFNKKVENFTDYIVTSLELTNRKQNTSQEVAHMQFTSWPDYGVPPSALAMLDFRDKVRMKQDEAVRLIGVHWQGHPLGPPIVVHCSAGIGRTGTFITLDISINRLEATGYIDIVKTVEKIRSQRAYSIQMPDQYVFCHLALLEYALCRGLLEDVDLSGFNDDDSESE; this comes from the exons GTGATGCGAAGACGTGAAGGGTTAATTAGATTTGATCCTACCAGTGATACGTTAAGAAGTGAGCTGGAAACTGGAAAATTTACAATACTG CCTGTTAGAGACAACAGTGGTGCTGCTATAGCTATATTTACTGCCAGCAAGCATGTGCCAATGGAAACATCTCATCAGATCACTCTACAAGGTGTTATATACCAACTAGATTGTGCTTTAGAGAg CATAGAAACTCAGAGACGtggaattgtatttatttacaatatgaCAGGATCAAGGTATGCTAATTTTGATTATGAGTTGAgccaaaagattttaaatttactgaag GGTGGTTATCCTGCTCGTCTGAAAAAGGTTCTTATAGTTGCTGCTCCATTGTGGTTCAAAGCACCATTCCGAATTTTCCaactatttttaagagaaaaattaagagatagA caAACTGAAGGAGCAGCTGTGCAGaag GTGTTTATGATAAGTGTCCCACAACTATGCCTACATGTTCCAATTGCTTCGTTACCTTTGGATTTGGGAGGTTCTTTCCATGTTGACCACAAACTGTGGCTGCAACATTGCTTAAAATCTACCCTTAATCGTAAGTCAGAAGAAACATCTAACACACCATTGAGTCCTAGTCCCATTTTGAATGGGACTTCTTTTAATGGCAATATCACTGATTTGAGTGCTTTCCAACTCCAAACTTTTAATGACCTCGAGATGGATATTGATGAGACGAGTAGTGACCATCAAAATTCCATTCATGAGAAACACAATTCtgaagaaagagaaaaagaggTAGAATACTTAAAGGAGAATTTACTTCAAGATGCAATT aaagatTCAGATGAGCCATGCCCCTTGACACCTGAATCTGTTGTGACAGATTTCACTGAGGAAGATGACAATGAAAAGCATTTGTCCAGTAGCTCTGCCTCTCTTTCCATTTGGGAAGATTCTGCTCAATCAGACACTGGGGGAGGAAGAACTCTGGAGGAGTTCATAGAATACCTCCGTACTAAAGGTAGAAAAGGACTATATCATGAATATGCAGAATTCAAGGCTGCTCCACCTGATGGAACATTTGAAACATCAAA GTTAAAAGCAAACCAGCCCAAAAACCGATACACAGATGTCCTCTGTTATGATCATAGTAGAGTAAAGCTTCCTATTATGGACGATGATCCCAATTCAGATTATATCAATGCAAATTTTGTTGATGGTTATAAACAAAAGAATGCCTTTATCTCATGTCAGg gCCCTCTTCCAAAAACATTTGCGGATTATTGGCGCATGATCTGGGATCAAGAGAGTCATGTAATTGTTATGACTACCAAAACTATTGAAAGAGGAAAAGTAAAGTGTGGTCAGTACTGGCCAGCTGAAGAAAATTCATTGCAAGAATATGGAGAGTTTGTGGTGTTCAACAAGAAAGTAGAGAATTTCACCGACTATATAGTCACGAGTCTTGAGTTAACTAATAGGaaa CAAAATACTTCACAAGAAGTTGCGCACATGCAGTTTACGAGTTGGCCTGATTATGGAGTACCTCCTTCTGCATTAGCTATGTTGGACTTCAGAGATAAAGTTCGAATGAAACAAGATGAAGCTGTTCGTTTAATTGGTGTGCATTGGCAGGGACATCCTTTGGGGCCACCCATTGTGGTACACTGCAGTGCTGGGATCGGGCGTACTG GTACTTTCATAACATTAGACATCAGTATTAACCGACTTGAAGCAACAGGATACATTGATATTGttaaaactgttgaaaaaattCGATCTCAAAGGGCTTACAGTATCCAAATGCCAGACCAGTATGTCTTCTGTCATTTAGCATTGTTAGAATATGCCCTGTGCCGTGGCTTGTTAGAAGATGTGGATCTTTCTGGCTTTAATGATGATGATTCTGAATCAgaatga
- the LOC107439027 gene encoding tyrosine-protein phosphatase non-receptor type 9 isoform X2, with amino-acid sequence MEDILTEAEETAVKEFIAIIKELHLHSNGDKKTWNKSTAIKFMMARKFDICRAVALFESHEVMRRREGLIRFDPTSDTLRSELETGKFTILPVRDNSGAAIAIFTASKHVPMETSHQITLQGVIYQLDCALESIETQRRGIVFIYNMTGSRYANFDYELSQKILNLLKGGYPARLKKVLIVAAPLWFKAPFRIFQLFLREKLRDRVFMISVPQLCLHVPIASLPLDLGGSFHVDHKLWLQHCLKSTLNRKSEETSNTPLSPSPILNGTSFNGNITDLSAFQLQTFNDLEMDIDETSSDHQNSIHEKHNSEEREKEVEYLKENLLQDAIKDSDEPCPLTPESVVTDFTEEDDNEKHLSSSSASLSIWEDSAQSDTGGGRTLEEFIEYLRTKGRKGLYHEYAEFKAAPPDGTFETSKLKANQPKNRYTDVLCYDHSRVKLPIMDDDPNSDYINANFVDGYKQKNAFISCQGPLPKTFADYWRMIWDQESHVIVMTTKTIERGKVKCGQYWPAEENSLQEYGEFVVFNKKVENFTDYIVTSLELTNRKQNTSQEVAHMQFTSWPDYGVPPSALAMLDFRDKVRMKQDEAVRLIGVHWQGHPLGPPIVVHCSAGIGRTGTFITLDISINRLEATGYIDIVKTVEKIRSQRAYSIQMPDQYVFCHLALLEYALCRGLLEDVDLSGFNDDDSESE; translated from the exons GTGATGCGAAGACGTGAAGGGTTAATTAGATTTGATCCTACCAGTGATACGTTAAGAAGTGAGCTGGAAACTGGAAAATTTACAATACTG CCTGTTAGAGACAACAGTGGTGCTGCTATAGCTATATTTACTGCCAGCAAGCATGTGCCAATGGAAACATCTCATCAGATCACTCTACAAGGTGTTATATACCAACTAGATTGTGCTTTAGAGAg CATAGAAACTCAGAGACGtggaattgtatttatttacaatatgaCAGGATCAAGGTATGCTAATTTTGATTATGAGTTGAgccaaaagattttaaatttactgaag GGTGGTTATCCTGCTCGTCTGAAAAAGGTTCTTATAGTTGCTGCTCCATTGTGGTTCAAAGCACCATTCCGAATTTTCCaactatttttaagagaaaaattaagagatagA GTGTTTATGATAAGTGTCCCACAACTATGCCTACATGTTCCAATTGCTTCGTTACCTTTGGATTTGGGAGGTTCTTTCCATGTTGACCACAAACTGTGGCTGCAACATTGCTTAAAATCTACCCTTAATCGTAAGTCAGAAGAAACATCTAACACACCATTGAGTCCTAGTCCCATTTTGAATGGGACTTCTTTTAATGGCAATATCACTGATTTGAGTGCTTTCCAACTCCAAACTTTTAATGACCTCGAGATGGATATTGATGAGACGAGTAGTGACCATCAAAATTCCATTCATGAGAAACACAATTCtgaagaaagagaaaaagaggTAGAATACTTAAAGGAGAATTTACTTCAAGATGCAATT aaagatTCAGATGAGCCATGCCCCTTGACACCTGAATCTGTTGTGACAGATTTCACTGAGGAAGATGACAATGAAAAGCATTTGTCCAGTAGCTCTGCCTCTCTTTCCATTTGGGAAGATTCTGCTCAATCAGACACTGGGGGAGGAAGAACTCTGGAGGAGTTCATAGAATACCTCCGTACTAAAGGTAGAAAAGGACTATATCATGAATATGCAGAATTCAAGGCTGCTCCACCTGATGGAACATTTGAAACATCAAA GTTAAAAGCAAACCAGCCCAAAAACCGATACACAGATGTCCTCTGTTATGATCATAGTAGAGTAAAGCTTCCTATTATGGACGATGATCCCAATTCAGATTATATCAATGCAAATTTTGTTGATGGTTATAAACAAAAGAATGCCTTTATCTCATGTCAGg gCCCTCTTCCAAAAACATTTGCGGATTATTGGCGCATGATCTGGGATCAAGAGAGTCATGTAATTGTTATGACTACCAAAACTATTGAAAGAGGAAAAGTAAAGTGTGGTCAGTACTGGCCAGCTGAAGAAAATTCATTGCAAGAATATGGAGAGTTTGTGGTGTTCAACAAGAAAGTAGAGAATTTCACCGACTATATAGTCACGAGTCTTGAGTTAACTAATAGGaaa CAAAATACTTCACAAGAAGTTGCGCACATGCAGTTTACGAGTTGGCCTGATTATGGAGTACCTCCTTCTGCATTAGCTATGTTGGACTTCAGAGATAAAGTTCGAATGAAACAAGATGAAGCTGTTCGTTTAATTGGTGTGCATTGGCAGGGACATCCTTTGGGGCCACCCATTGTGGTACACTGCAGTGCTGGGATCGGGCGTACTG GTACTTTCATAACATTAGACATCAGTATTAACCGACTTGAAGCAACAGGATACATTGATATTGttaaaactgttgaaaaaattCGATCTCAAAGGGCTTACAGTATCCAAATGCCAGACCAGTATGTCTTCTGTCATTTAGCATTGTTAGAATATGCCCTGTGCCGTGGCTTGTTAGAAGATGTGGATCTTTCTGGCTTTAATGATGATGATTCTGAATCAgaatga